A genomic window from Candidatus Methylacidiphilum fumarolicum includes:
- a CDS encoding HlyD family secretion protein, with the protein MKLTKKNPSFILMAFILFEGLLFIFWNYFLEKGCYQKTKDAYIAAHVVRIASKVSGYIETLLAQDNWEVKKGELLVKIDSRDYMARVAVADAIRKLAQTEWLRIRQLSVINALSAFNYDLALATNVMTRSILRLESLSLGYTNIYSPIEGKITARSIEEGEYVSEGQYLLSIISGNHYWIIGNFKENQLENIHPGQQAKVRIDAYPKKWFRARVDSVQRGTKGAFSPYPLEDLSLNYVKTTQRIPVKILFDDSQKFDASNIGPWMTATVQVKTKDCKAVYILSVIYSFITLVVFIILFKIIKKNIFKNSHPTTTF; encoded by the coding sequence ATGAAATTAACAAAAAAAAATCCATCGTTCATTCTCATGGCCTTCATTCTCTTTGAAGGGCTATTATTCATTTTTTGGAATTATTTCTTGGAGAAAGGGTGTTATCAAAAAACGAAGGATGCGTATATAGCAGCCCATGTTGTTCGCATTGCCTCTAAGGTCTCTGGTTACATTGAAACGCTCCTTGCTCAGGATAATTGGGAGGTAAAAAAAGGCGAACTTTTAGTAAAAATTGATAGTAGAGATTATATGGCCAGAGTAGCTGTGGCCGATGCCATCAGAAAACTTGCTCAAACTGAATGGTTAAGAATCCGCCAACTAAGCGTGATCAATGCTTTAAGTGCTTTCAATTACGATCTAGCTTTAGCCACTAACGTAATGACTCGTTCTATCTTACGACTAGAAAGCCTCTCTCTTGGTTATACCAATATCTATAGCCCAATAGAAGGGAAAATCACAGCCCGAAGTATTGAAGAAGGAGAATATGTAAGTGAGGGCCAGTATCTTTTGTCCATTATTTCTGGAAACCACTACTGGATCATTGGTAATTTTAAGGAGAACCAATTAGAGAACATTCATCCTGGGCAACAAGCCAAAGTCAGAATCGATGCCTATCCTAAGAAATGGTTCAGAGCACGAGTTGATAGTGTGCAAAGAGGGACTAAAGGGGCTTTTAGCCCTTATCCCTTAGAAGATCTTTCCCTTAATTATGTGAAAACTACACAACGAATCCCAGTCAAAATCCTTTTCGATGACAGTCAAAAATTCGATGCTTCTAATATTGGTCCTTGGATGACCGCAACAGTACAGGTAAAAACAAAAGACTGCAAAGCCGTTTATATATTAAGTGTAATATATTCTTTTATAACTCTCGTTGTCTTTATCATCCTTTTTAAGATTATTAAAAAGAATATTTTCAAAAACTCACACCCAACCACTACTTTTTAA
- a CDS encoding GNA1162 family protein — translation MRNSICLLAVFFLFFGCSGIRTPPEEQKLFLKEPSISNHGRKTLYDHVVDIDPGRIKSRTSTLFYELPPKSIAVLPFVDKDSGNFYLDKVAVTNRNPQWKEQYRWTRAQRVRKLIYGNLAQREYYPIKLEKVDAVLKEHGIKNSTDLSKISPEVLGSWLNVDAVIYGIVKNYESYYAGIICGYSIAADVQMISTKTGDQLFYSSASRNQVGFDFGLNPTDLAINMIANGTYLRDVVLRRAEEDISREIVFRIPTRRPLPYFPQTEKTKLSENQHKAKKKKEESLSHSLNFQNPLLANKKNEQSPTRSHSVGNILQNDALTFNNHPTFSAHLFRKEKETKNEIKEQIRKADFALAPIEEARTDHNKKELALPSNLLNSVPQQSFFLSEIAEKQHGKKTMFDRLIEMDIQKPEVIVHPSYSSKRCGTIAILPFSDQATGGNLLINHIPLFPKTKEQKENWRWTVGNRIRKAIACYLAQRDFDILNIGETDTILKSHGLSTMKDLLSVPSNTLGRWLSVDSLIYGEVTTYEGFYSIVWAAWRVGAKLNLVSTHSGITLLTTQATRTSNRFIPAITPIDLAIAGVTTMTTMMRDYKLRQAEEELSRELVLSFPKEDNHSEAKEPRKIPIRTAHKISFLENSSSKRKKSIFGFKS, via the coding sequence ATGCGCAATTCCATTTGCCTCCTTGCTGTTTTTTTTCTTTTTTTTGGATGCTCTGGTATTCGAACTCCTCCTGAAGAACAAAAACTTTTTTTAAAAGAACCATCCATTTCCAATCATGGGAGAAAAACTCTTTACGATCATGTAGTCGATATAGATCCTGGACGTATAAAAAGCAGAACCAGTACCTTATTTTACGAACTTCCTCCCAAATCGATTGCTGTTCTACCTTTTGTCGACAAAGATAGTGGAAATTTTTATTTAGACAAAGTTGCCGTGACTAATCGAAATCCTCAATGGAAAGAACAATATCGGTGGACAAGAGCGCAAAGAGTTAGAAAACTAATTTACGGCAACCTAGCTCAAAGAGAATATTATCCCATTAAGTTAGAAAAGGTCGATGCAGTATTAAAAGAACATGGAATCAAAAATAGTACAGATCTTTCTAAGATATCTCCTGAAGTTTTGGGCTCATGGCTTAATGTAGATGCTGTGATATACGGAATTGTCAAAAATTATGAAAGTTATTATGCGGGAATTATTTGTGGTTACAGTATTGCTGCAGATGTACAAATGATCTCAACAAAAACAGGTGATCAGCTCTTTTATTCTTCAGCCTCTAGAAACCAAGTAGGATTTGATTTTGGATTGAACCCAACTGATTTAGCTATAAATATGATTGCCAATGGGACCTATTTAAGAGATGTGGTCTTGAGAAGAGCTGAAGAAGATATTTCAAGAGAAATTGTTTTCAGAATTCCAACTAGAAGGCCATTGCCCTATTTTCCTCAAACGGAAAAAACAAAGCTTTCTGAAAATCAACATAAAGCAAAAAAAAAGAAAGAAGAATCTCTCAGCCATTCTCTAAATTTCCAAAATCCATTGTTGGCTAACAAAAAAAATGAGCAGTCACCCACTAGGAGCCATTCTGTTGGAAATATTCTACAGAATGATGCTCTAACATTTAATAATCATCCTACCTTTTCTGCTCATTTATTTAGAAAAGAAAAAGAAACTAAAAATGAAATAAAAGAACAAATTAGAAAAGCAGATTTTGCCCTAGCACCAATAGAAGAAGCAAGGACGGACCATAACAAGAAGGAATTAGCCTTGCCATCAAACCTTCTCAATTCTGTCCCTCAACAAAGTTTTTTTCTGTCCGAAATTGCTGAAAAACAACATGGAAAAAAAACCATGTTTGATCGGTTAATTGAAATGGACATTCAAAAACCTGAGGTAATTGTTCATCCCAGTTATTCCAGTAAAAGGTGCGGTACAATTGCTATCCTTCCTTTTTCAGATCAAGCAACCGGAGGCAACTTACTTATAAATCACATACCACTTTTCCCAAAAACAAAGGAACAAAAGGAAAATTGGAGATGGACAGTAGGAAACAGAATACGCAAAGCAATTGCGTGCTATCTTGCACAAAGGGATTTTGACATTCTTAACATTGGTGAAACAGACACGATTTTAAAATCTCATGGTCTATCAACTATGAAGGATCTACTTAGTGTTCCTTCAAATACATTAGGCAGATGGCTATCAGTAGACAGTCTAATTTATGGAGAAGTCACGACCTACGAAGGATTCTATTCTATCGTATGGGCAGCATGGCGGGTTGGGGCAAAGCTTAATCTTGTATCTACCCATTCGGGGATCACACTTTTAACTACACAAGCTACAAGAACCTCTAATCGTTTCATTCCAGCCATTACTCCTATTGATCTGGCTATAGCAGGAGTAACGACCATGACCACTATGATGCGCGATTACAAATTACGACAGGCTGAAGAAGAATTATCACGGGAATTGGTTTTGAGTTTTCCAAAGGAAGATAATCATTCTGAAGCAAAAGAGCCACGAAAGATCCCTATAAGAACAGCCCATAAAATTTCATTTTTAGAAAATTCCTCAAGCAAAAGAAAAAAATCCATTTTTGGCTTTAAAAGCTAA